The following are encoded together in the Perca flavescens isolate YP-PL-M2 chromosome 22, PFLA_1.0, whole genome shotgun sequence genome:
- the rdh10a gene encoding retinol dehydrogenase 10-A, which translates to MMIIIAEFFVVILKVLWAFVTAGAKWVVRPKEKSVAGQVCVITGAGSGLGRLFAKEFARRRAILVLWDINSQSNEETAEMVRQIYHEIDTPITKDGPVGGVEEVPPFQPQVYTYACDVGKRESVYSTAEKMRREVGNVDILINNAGVVSGHHLLECPDELIERTMVVNCHALFWTTKAFLPKMLELNHGHIVTVASSLGLFSTAGVEDYCASKFGAIGFHESLSHELKASEKDGINMTLVCPYLVETGMFKGVRIRKEIEPFLPPLKPEFCVKQAMRAILTDQPMICTPRIVYMVNFMKSILPFEAIVCMYRFLGADKCMYPFLAQRKEAMNNNDAKNGI; encoded by the exons ATGATGATAATTATTGCGGAGTTCTTCGTGGTCATTTTGAAGGTGCTCTGGGCTTTTGTAACTGCCGGAGCTAAATGGGTTGTGCGGCCCAAGGAAAAGAGCGTGGCGGGACAGGTGTGCGTGATCACCGGAGCTGGAAGCGGCCTCGGGCGGCTCTTCGCCAAGGAGTTCGCCCGGAGACGAGCCATACTGGTGTTGTGGGACATAAACAGCCAAAGCAATGAGGAAACCGCGGAGATGGTGCGGCAGATATACCATGAAATTGACACTCCCATTACCAAAGACG GACCTGTTGGAGGGGTAGAGGAGGTGCCTCCTTTCCAGCCCCAGGTCTACACCTATGCGTGTGATGTGGGAAAGCGTGAGAGTGTGTATTCTACAGCTGAGAAGATGCGTCGAGAGGTGGGAAATGTGGACATACTGATCAACAATGCCGGCGTCGTCTCCGGTCATCACCTTCTGGAGTGCCCCGATGAGCTGATCGAGCGCACCATGGTGGTCAACTGCCATGCACTCTTCTGG ACCACCAAGGCGTTTCTCCCCAAGATGTTGGAGCTGAATCATGGTCACATTGTGACAGTTGCCAGCTCCCTGGGTTTATTCAGCACAGCTGGGGTGGAG GATTACTGCGCCAGTAAATTCGGTGCCATTGGGTTCCACGAGTCACTGAGCCATGAGCTGAAGGCCTCCGAGAAGGATGGCATCAACATGACTCTGGTGTGCCCTTACCTGGTCGAAACGGGAATGTTCAAAGGCGTCAGGATAAG GAAGGAGATTGAGCCTTTCCTGCCTCCCCTGAAGCCAGAGTTCTGTGTGAAACAGGCCATGAGGGCCATTCTAACTGACCAGCCCATGATCTGTACACCTCGCATTGTCTATATGGTCAACTTCATGAAAAG CATCCTGCCCTTCGAGGCCATTGTGTGCATGTACCGGTTCCTGGGCGCCGACAAGTGCATGTACCCCTTCCTAGCTCAGAGAAAGGAGGCCATGAACAACAATGATGCGAAGAATGGGATCTAG
- the rpl7 gene encoding large ribosomal subunit protein uL30, which translates to MADAEKKVPAVPESLLKRRKAFATMKAMRVKKMLAEKKARKVTRKLIYKRAEKYHKEYRQMYRREVRLGRTARKVGNFYVPAEPKLAFVVRIRGINGVSPKVRKVLQLLRLRQIFNGVFVRLNKASINMLRIAEPYIAWGYPNLKSVRELIYKRGHGRMRKQRIALTDNALVEKALGKYGIICVEDLIHEIYTVGKNFKPANNFLWPFKLSSPRGGMNKKTTHFVEGGDAGNREDQINRMIRRMN; encoded by the exons ATGGCGGACGCAGA aaaaaaagtacCGGCGGTCCCTGAGAGCCTTTTGAAAAGGCGAAAGGCCTTTGCCACCATGAAGGCCATGCGCGTCAAGAAGATGCTGGCGGAGAAAAAG GCCCGCAAAGTGACCAGGAAACTGATCTACAAGAGGGCTGAGAAGTACCACAAGGAGTATAGACAGATGTACAGACGTGAAGTCCGCCTGGGCCGTACTGCTCGCAAAGTGGGAAACTTCTACGTGCCAGCTGAGCCCAAACTGGCCTTTGTTGTCAGAATCAGAGG TATCAATGGTGTCAGCCCCAAGGTCCGCAAAGTTCTGCAGCTGCTCCGTCTGCGCCAGATTTTCAATGGTGTATTCGTCAGGCTGAACAAGGCTTCAATCAACATGCTTAGGATTGCTGAGCCTTACATCGCTTGGGG ATACCCTAACCTGAAGTCTGTGCGTGAGCTCATCTACAAACGTGGCCATGGCAGGATGAGGAAACAGCGCATTGCCCTCACAGACAACGCTCTGGTGGAGAAGGCCCTCG GCAAATATGGCATCATCTGTGTTGAGGACCTCATCCATGAGATTTACACAGTTGGAAAGAACTTCAAACCCGCCAACAACTTCCTGTGGCCCTTCAAGCTGTCGTCACCCCGCGGTGGTATGAACAAGAAGACCACACACTTTGTGGAGGGAGGAGACGCTGGCAACCGGGAGGATCAGATCAACAGAATGATTCGGAGGATGAACTAA